In the genome of Halobacterium noricense, one region contains:
- the pyrH gene encoding UMP kinase, with the protein MRVVVSIGGSVLAPDLAHDRVEEHAAAIEELADAGCELGAVVGGGGVAREYITTARELGANEIELDDIGVDVTRLNARLLIAALDGMAAPSPAEDYEKAGEAIRRGDVAVMGGVVAGQTTDAVSAALAEYTDADLLLYATSVPGVFSADPNEEADAERFEEMTAGELVDIIADIEMSAGSSAPVDLLAAKLIERSGVRTIVLDGTDPSRIVDAVLYGEHDGTDIIPEGTADQMTYWADNER; encoded by the coding sequence ATGCGTGTCGTTGTTTCTATCGGCGGAAGCGTCCTCGCGCCCGACCTCGCCCACGACCGGGTCGAGGAGCACGCCGCCGCCATCGAAGAACTCGCCGACGCCGGCTGCGAACTCGGAGCCGTCGTCGGCGGCGGGGGTGTCGCGCGGGAGTACATTACGACGGCGCGGGAGCTCGGCGCGAACGAGATCGAGCTCGACGACATCGGCGTCGACGTCACGCGCCTGAACGCCCGCCTACTCATCGCGGCCCTCGACGGCATGGCGGCACCGAGCCCCGCCGAGGACTACGAAAAGGCCGGAGAAGCGATTCGCCGCGGTGACGTCGCCGTGATGGGTGGTGTGGTCGCCGGCCAGACCACAGACGCCGTCAGCGCGGCGCTCGCGGAGTACACGGACGCCGACCTGCTGCTGTACGCGACCAGCGTCCCCGGCGTGTTCAGCGCGGACCCCAACGAGGAGGCCGACGCCGAGCGCTTCGAGGAGATGACCGCGGGCGAACTCGTGGACATCATCGCGGACATCGAGATGAGCGCGGGGTCGTCGGCGCCCGTCGACCTGCTCGCCGCGAAACTCATCGAACGCTCGGGCGTGCGCACCATCGTCCTCGACGGCACCGACCCCTCCCGCATCGTGGACGCCGTGCTGTACGGCGAGCACGACGGGACGGACATCATCCCCGAGGGCACCGCCGACCAGATGACGTACTGGGCGGACAACGAGCGGTAA
- a CDS encoding site-2 protease family protein, translating into MSAQPPDGAPSPDSFASVFDVYEVRRDDGRVLYFGDPATDRETLMETVWPAFRQHGYEVRLARRTGELVLVAEPHDAATDNGGIPWTNVALFVATLASTLFVGASWYYVDPFSPAVVQALPFTFAVVGVLAVHEFGHYAMSRYHDVDASLPYFIPFPSLFGTMGAVIRMRGRIPSRKALFDIGAAGPLAGLVAAIVVSAIGLSLPPVTVPPELVNSANAVEVQFAYPPLLQAIAAVLGEPLAYSDPAKSINPVVMGGWIGMFVTFLNLIPVGQLDGGHVLRSLVGEHADRVAPLVPTALFALAGYQWLVADAGNTAGIWIVWGIIATVITFAGGVDPVDDASLDRRRVAVGVLTFVLGALCFMPVPIQIVG; encoded by the coding sequence ATGTCGGCACAGCCGCCCGACGGTGCTCCGAGCCCGGATTCGTTCGCGTCGGTCTTCGACGTCTACGAGGTGCGCCGCGACGACGGCCGCGTGCTCTACTTCGGCGACCCCGCGACCGACCGCGAGACCCTCATGGAGACCGTCTGGCCGGCGTTCCGCCAGCACGGCTACGAGGTCCGGCTCGCGCGCCGCACGGGCGAACTCGTTCTCGTCGCGGAACCCCACGACGCCGCCACCGACAACGGCGGCATCCCGTGGACGAACGTCGCGCTGTTCGTCGCGACGCTGGCGTCGACGCTGTTCGTCGGCGCGAGCTGGTACTACGTCGACCCGTTCTCGCCCGCGGTCGTGCAGGCGCTCCCGTTCACGTTCGCGGTTGTCGGCGTGCTCGCCGTCCACGAGTTCGGCCACTACGCGATGAGCCGCTACCACGACGTCGACGCCTCCCTCCCGTACTTCATCCCGTTCCCGTCGCTGTTCGGGACGATGGGCGCGGTCATCCGCATGCGCGGCCGGATTCCCTCCCGGAAGGCCCTCTTCGACATCGGCGCTGCCGGCCCGCTCGCCGGGCTCGTCGCCGCCATCGTCGTCTCCGCCATCGGGCTCTCGCTGCCGCCCGTCACGGTGCCACCCGAACTCGTCAACTCCGCGAACGCCGTCGAAGTCCAGTTCGCGTACCCACCACTACTGCAGGCCATCGCCGCGGTCCTCGGCGAGCCGCTCGCTTACAGCGACCCCGCGAAGTCCATCAACCCGGTCGTGATGGGCGGCTGGATCGGGATGTTCGTCACGTTCCTGAACCTCATCCCGGTCGGCCAACTCGACGGCGGCCACGTCCTCCGGTCGCTGGTCGGCGAGCACGCCGACCGCGTCGCCCCCCTCGTACCGACGGCGCTGTTCGCGCTCGCGGGCTACCAGTGGCTCGTCGCGGACGCCGGCAACACCGCCGGCATCTGGATCGTCTGGGGCATCATCGCGACAGTCATCACGTTCGCGGGCGGCGTCGACCCCGTCGACGACGCGTCGCTGGACCGGCGCCGGGTCGCCGTCGGTGTGCTCACGTTCGTCCTCGGCGCGCTCTGCTTCATGCCCGTCCCCATCCAAATCGTCGGCTAG
- a CDS encoding DUF7123 family protein, with product MSATQSPSADADEPQDKETRLKAYLREKAADGEVYFKSKFIADDVDLSPKEIGALMVKLSKSATDLEVEKWSYTSATTWRVQSA from the coding sequence ATGAGCGCAACCCAATCCCCCTCCGCCGACGCCGACGAACCGCAGGACAAGGAGACGCGGCTCAAGGCGTACCTCCGCGAGAAGGCCGCCGACGGCGAGGTGTACTTCAAGAGCAAGTTCATCGCCGACGACGTCGACCTCTCCCCGAAGGAAATCGGCGCGCTCATGGTGAAGCTCTCGAAGTCCGCGACCGACCTCGAAGTCGAGAAGTGGTCGTACACGAGCGCCACCACCTGGCGCGTGCAGTCGGCGTAA
- a CDS encoding molybdopterin synthase, with product MQLHGIVGDGADGVADRLADRLAERGRVGIVRAGDPDTPNRTTYTVGDGWTGAGGDRSADDVLDDLAQDHDYALLVGFPDARVPQITVDDAAVEDPALRVDAENPDIDAAVGAVEAADPFETLASLVAELKRSPRADYSGAIATFTGRVRALEDEDNEWTESLTFEKYAAVAAERTATIREELEVRDGVLDVRLHHRVGRIEAGEDIVFVAVLAGHRGEAFEAVEDGIDRLKEEVPIFKKEVTVEDEFWKHEQ from the coding sequence ATGCAACTACACGGCATCGTCGGCGACGGCGCCGACGGCGTCGCGGACCGCCTCGCCGACCGGCTCGCCGAACGCGGCCGCGTCGGTATCGTTCGCGCCGGCGACCCCGACACTCCAAATCGAACCACGTACACCGTCGGCGACGGATGGACGGGCGCTGGCGGCGACCGCTCCGCCGACGACGTGCTCGACGACCTCGCGCAGGACCACGACTACGCGCTGCTCGTCGGCTTCCCGGACGCGCGCGTCCCCCAGATTACCGTCGACGACGCCGCCGTCGAGGACCCTGCGCTTCGGGTGGACGCCGAGAATCCGGACATTGATGCCGCCGTCGGAGCCGTCGAGGCCGCCGATCCGTTCGAGACGCTGGCCTCGCTGGTGGCAGAACTGAAGCGGTCGCCGCGCGCCGACTACTCGGGTGCCATCGCGACGTTCACGGGTCGCGTCCGCGCGCTCGAAGACGAGGACAACGAGTGGACGGAGTCGCTGACCTTCGAGAAGTACGCCGCCGTCGCCGCCGAGCGCACCGCGACCATCCGCGAAGAACTGGAAGTCCGCGACGGCGTCCTCGACGTCCGCCTCCACCACCGCGTCGGCCGCATCGAAGCCGGCGAGGACATCGTCTTCGTCGCGGTGCTGGCCGGCCACCGCGGCGAGGCCTTCGAGGCAGTCGAGGACGGCATCGACCGGCTCAAGGAGGAGGTCCCCATTTTCAAGAAGGAAGTCACCGTCGAGGACGAGTTCTGGAAGCACGAGCAGTAG
- a CDS encoding heme-binding protein yields the protein MVDAPQTEEGWFALHDFRTVDWDAWRDAPERDRESALAEAESFLEHREALAGADQRPAETTSGEAASDAEAGDSAVFSITGHKADLLFVHFRETLDELDRIERQFERTAFAEYTEQAHSYVSVTEISGYTSPEYFEDPESVDAGLRNYMEGKLTPEIPEDTYVSFYPMSKRRQPEQNWYDLPMEERAELMAGHGEVGKQYAGKISQVIASSVGLDDWEWGVTLFADDLTDVKDIVYEMRFDPASSRYGEFGDFYVGRRFPPEDLAAYMAGEEVPTPEDEGHAHAHGESEHAHGEGGHGHGHGDSHDHGDGPDHGDADGHHDHGDEEEESEGIRGELEDLDIYAGQPHGEDVYATVLYSEADTDELFEEVEGLRSNFDHYDTHVKTAVYEGRKTDRAAVVSIWDTASAADTAAGFLSELPDIVSREGLRPSERASGDAASRAGGESGFGTMGMFYETKPEHTDDFVEKFDTVADVLAEMEGHFETDLMVNVEDEDDMFIASQWASKEDAMAFFRSDDFADTVDWGRDVLADRPRHVFLA from the coding sequence ATGGTAGACGCGCCGCAGACGGAGGAGGGCTGGTTCGCACTCCACGACTTCCGCACCGTGGACTGGGACGCGTGGCGGGACGCGCCCGAGCGCGACCGCGAGAGCGCACTGGCCGAAGCCGAGTCGTTCCTCGAACACCGCGAGGCGCTGGCCGGCGCGGACCAACGGCCCGCGGAAACGACGAGCGGCGAAGCCGCGAGCGACGCCGAAGCGGGCGACTCCGCGGTGTTCTCGATCACCGGCCACAAGGCCGACCTCCTGTTCGTCCACTTCCGGGAGACCCTGGACGAACTCGACCGCATCGAGCGCCAGTTCGAGAGGACGGCGTTCGCGGAGTACACCGAGCAGGCGCACTCCTACGTCTCGGTCACCGAGATTTCGGGGTACACGAGCCCCGAGTACTTCGAGGACCCCGAGAGCGTCGACGCGGGCCTCCGGAACTACATGGAGGGGAAGCTCACGCCCGAGATTCCCGAGGACACGTACGTCTCCTTCTACCCGATGAGCAAGCGCCGCCAGCCCGAGCAGAACTGGTACGACCTCCCGATGGAGGAGCGCGCGGAGCTCATGGCGGGCCACGGCGAAGTCGGCAAACAGTACGCGGGCAAAATCAGCCAAGTCATCGCGTCCTCCGTGGGCCTCGACGACTGGGAGTGGGGCGTGACGCTGTTCGCGGACGACCTCACGGACGTCAAGGACATCGTCTACGAGATGCGCTTCGACCCCGCGTCCTCGAGGTACGGCGAGTTCGGCGACTTCTACGTCGGCCGCCGCTTCCCGCCCGAAGACCTCGCGGCGTACATGGCCGGCGAGGAAGTCCCGACGCCCGAGGACGAAGGCCACGCGCACGCCCACGGCGAGAGCGAGCACGCGCACGGCGAAGGCGGCCACGGGCATGGCCACGGTGACAGTCACGACCACGGCGACGGCCCTGACCACGGTGACGCCGACGGCCACCACGACCACGGCGACGAAGAAGAGGAGAGCGAGGGCATCCGCGGCGAGCTCGAAGACCTCGACATCTACGCCGGCCAGCCCCACGGCGAGGACGTCTACGCGACGGTCCTCTACTCGGAGGCCGACACCGACGAACTGTTCGAGGAAGTCGAGGGCCTCCGGAGCAACTTCGACCACTACGACACGCACGTCAAGACCGCCGTCTACGAGGGCCGTAAGACGGATCGCGCCGCCGTCGTCTCCATCTGGGACACCGCCAGCGCCGCCGACACCGCCGCCGGCTTCCTCTCCGAGCTCCCCGACATCGTCTCCCGCGAGGGTCTACGACCCTCGGAACGAGCGAGCGGCGACGCCGCGAGCCGCGCCGGCGGGGAGTCCGGCTTCGGCACGATGGGGATGTTCTACGAGACCAAGCCCGAGCACACCGACGACTTCGTCGAGAAGTTCGACACCGTCGCCGACGTGCTCGCAGAGATGGAGGGCCACTTCGAGACCGACCTGATGGTGAACGTCGAAGACGAAGACGACATGTTCATCGCCAGCCAGTGGGCCTCCAAGGAGGACGCCATGGCGTTCTTCCGCAGCGACGACTTCGCCGACACCGTCGACTGGGGCCGCGACGTGCTCGCGGACCGCCCGCGACACGTCTTCCTCGCGTAA
- a CDS encoding PadR family transcriptional regulator gives MRKSGPPKGLVSYLVLELLEEQPRYGYEILKEITDLSGGHWEPSYGSVYPILYKFEEEGYAERIEVEDEPDRKYFEITEAGREKLAEKREEVGQTADDVTDVILGFYHVFAVLATDERFAVDNPEEGDGWRFDEAFSAWIAEQLIRHHEYYFDEFERVEDTPEEFAERMGFEE, from the coding sequence ATGCGCAAGAGCGGTCCGCCGAAAGGGCTCGTCTCGTATCTCGTGTTGGAACTGCTGGAGGAACAACCCCGCTACGGGTACGAGATTCTCAAGGAAATCACGGACCTCAGCGGCGGCCACTGGGAGCCCTCCTACGGGTCGGTCTACCCGATTCTGTACAAGTTCGAGGAGGAAGGGTACGCCGAGCGCATCGAGGTCGAGGACGAGCCCGACCGGAAGTACTTCGAAATCACGGAGGCGGGCCGCGAGAAGCTCGCGGAGAAGCGCGAGGAGGTCGGCCAGACGGCCGACGACGTGACGGACGTGATTCTGGGGTTCTACCACGTGTTCGCGGTGTTGGCGACCGACGAGCGCTTCGCCGTGGACAACCCCGAAGAGGGCGACGGGTGGCGCTTCGACGAGGCGTTCTCGGCGTGGATCGCCGAGCAGCTCATCCGCCACCACGAGTACTACTTCGACGAGTTCGAGCGCGTCGAGGACACGCCCGAGGAGTTCGCCGAGCGGATGGGCTTCGAGGAGTAG
- a CDS encoding site-2 protease family protein — translation MDIWTVLGVALLAYWAGVSWAKARNLLPSFASATGPILTLHTKRGKRLLEWAATPERFWRAWGNFGLGVALVVAAGTLFMLITSAASTLANPPAPSAVNQPRNALVIPGVSDFMPPSVAAEIVVGLFVGMVVHEFGHGLLCRVEGIEVDSMGAVLLAVLPIGAFVQPDEESQRNADRGSQARMFAAGVTNNFLVVVVAFALLFGPVAGAVGVASGGLVGDVYDGSAAAAAGVGAGDRVTEVAGTPVANNSEFQQALHDAESREVTVTLAGGEQVRVDRHLLVTGVAADSPLADLDTGSVLTEVNDTEVYTQAGLEAAVQNRTVATFETANGTSVTAPAGAFVTIVPNAPADEHGLPAEDDVIVTRMGGERIATGGNMRDALAAREPGETVTVEAYVNGTVESYEVTLGEQDDGSSYFGGVIAPGVSGLTASGFGAQLYPAEAFLTLVSGNVDGTGLGLLLGGAASGLVGFLQGIAAALFLPLLSLIDPTLAFNFPGFAGVNENFYVVDGVVPDAAVFVFANVLLWTGWINLNLAFFNCIPAFPLDGGHLLRTVAEAVTARLPISDRQAVTRAITTSIGLTMLASLVIMFFGPQLLS, via the coding sequence ATGGATATCTGGACGGTCCTCGGCGTCGCCCTACTCGCGTACTGGGCCGGCGTGTCGTGGGCGAAGGCCCGCAACCTACTGCCGTCGTTCGCCTCCGCGACCGGACCGATTCTCACCCTCCACACGAAGCGCGGGAAGCGGCTGCTGGAGTGGGCCGCCACGCCCGAGCGGTTCTGGCGCGCGTGGGGGAACTTCGGGCTCGGCGTCGCGCTCGTCGTCGCCGCGGGCACGCTGTTCATGCTGATCACGTCGGCCGCGTCGACGCTCGCGAACCCGCCCGCGCCCTCCGCGGTGAACCAGCCGCGGAACGCGCTCGTCATCCCCGGCGTCAGCGACTTCATGCCGCCGTCCGTCGCCGCCGAGATCGTCGTCGGACTGTTCGTCGGGATGGTCGTCCACGAGTTCGGCCACGGGCTGCTCTGCCGCGTCGAAGGCATCGAAGTGGATTCGATGGGCGCGGTGCTGCTCGCGGTGCTCCCCATCGGCGCGTTCGTCCAGCCGGACGAGGAGAGCCAGCGCAACGCGGACCGCGGGTCGCAGGCGCGCATGTTCGCCGCGGGCGTGACGAACAACTTCCTCGTGGTCGTGGTCGCGTTCGCGCTGCTGTTCGGCCCGGTCGCGGGCGCGGTCGGCGTCGCAAGCGGCGGGCTCGTCGGCGACGTCTACGACGGCTCCGCGGCCGCGGCGGCCGGCGTCGGCGCGGGCGACCGCGTCACCGAAGTGGCCGGCACGCCGGTCGCGAACAACTCGGAGTTCCAGCAGGCGCTCCACGACGCCGAGAGCCGCGAAGTCACAGTGACGCTCGCGGGCGGCGAGCAGGTGCGCGTCGACCGCCACCTCCTCGTGACCGGGGTCGCCGCGGACTCGCCACTCGCCGACCTCGATACGGGGAGCGTCCTCACCGAAGTGAACGACACTGAGGTGTACACGCAAGCCGGCCTCGAAGCCGCCGTCCAGAACCGGACGGTCGCGACCTTCGAAACCGCCAACGGGACGAGCGTCACGGCACCAGCCGGCGCGTTCGTCACCATCGTCCCGAACGCGCCCGCAGACGAACACGGCCTGCCCGCCGAGGACGACGTCATCGTGACCCGGATGGGCGGCGAGCGCATCGCCACGGGGGGGAACATGCGGGACGCGCTTGCGGCGCGCGAACCCGGCGAGACGGTCACCGTCGAAGCGTACGTGAACGGAACTGTCGAATCCTACGAGGTCACGCTGGGCGAGCAGGACGACGGCTCCAGTTACTTCGGCGGCGTCATCGCCCCCGGCGTCAGCGGCCTCACCGCGTCCGGGTTCGGCGCACAGCTCTACCCCGCGGAGGCGTTCCTCACGCTGGTCTCCGGGAACGTCGACGGCACGGGACTGGGACTGCTGCTCGGCGGCGCTGCCAGCGGCCTCGTCGGCTTCCTCCAGGGCATCGCGGCGGCGCTGTTCCTCCCGCTGCTGAGCCTCATCGACCCCACGCTCGCGTTCAACTTCCCCGGGTTCGCGGGCGTGAACGAGAACTTCTACGTCGTCGACGGCGTCGTCCCGGATGCCGCCGTGTTCGTGTTCGCGAACGTCCTGCTGTGGACCGGGTGGATCAACCTCAACCTCGCGTTCTTCAACTGCATCCCCGCGTTCCCGCTGGACGGCGGCCACCTGCTCCGGACGGTCGCCGAAGCGGTCACCGCACGGCTCCCGATCAGCGACCGGCAGGCGGTCACCCGCGCAATCACCACGAGCATCGGGCTGACGATGCTCGCCAGCCTCGTAATCATGTTCTTCGGGCCGCAGTTGCTGAGCTAA
- the lysS gene encoding lysine--tRNA ligase, with protein sequence MHSEDDPYILGDERGFWADTAADRVLDRDSEQPIVIKGGISPSGVPHLGNMNEIVRGYFVAEVLRERGYDVRQIFTSDDRDPLRKLPRKLANLDGDLVDLGDVNAGALGQNLGAPYTAIPDPFGCCASYGAHFSNLIEESAELLGIDVEMVSNTELYEDGDLEAVTEFLLENRETAREVLGEYQAKVDADYVPFRPICENCGHVTETDAITGIDLDEGVVEYECSDIEAGDRTIEGCGHEGTASLRDGKLPWRFEWPAQWQVLGVDFEPFGKDHAEGSWPSGTDVARNVLGDEPPVPMVYEWFTLDGEPFSSSEGHVVLVQDVLRLLESEVVRFFFSKNPQRARDFSVERLDQLVDEFDRMEAVYFGEIDADEDEREHAERVYPLIVDDPREERIRIPYTFAAVLGMTDDPALREEIARREGHIPEDAPDWAIEAALDRVERAREWARRTDNEFNYDLKRTELPDHDFDDATEAALDELAAFLEAEDPDGDELQGEIYEAAKRHDVDIGAFFSAGYRLFFDEDQGPKLGPFLAKLDRQFVLGRLRRRR encoded by the coding sequence ATGCATTCCGAAGACGACCCCTACATTCTCGGCGACGAACGCGGCTTCTGGGCCGACACCGCCGCCGACCGCGTCCTCGACCGCGACTCCGAGCAGCCAATTGTCATCAAGGGCGGCATCTCGCCGTCGGGCGTCCCCCACCTCGGGAACATGAACGAAATCGTCCGCGGCTACTTCGTCGCGGAAGTGCTGCGCGAGCGGGGCTACGACGTCCGCCAGATTTTCACGAGCGACGACCGCGACCCGCTCCGGAAGCTCCCGCGGAAGCTCGCGAACCTCGACGGCGACCTCGTCGACCTCGGGGACGTGAACGCGGGCGCGCTCGGGCAGAACCTCGGTGCCCCCTACACCGCGATTCCGGACCCGTTCGGCTGCTGTGCGTCGTACGGCGCGCACTTCTCGAATCTCATCGAGGAGTCCGCGGAGCTGCTGGGCATCGACGTGGAGATGGTGTCGAACACCGAACTGTACGAGGACGGCGACCTCGAAGCCGTCACGGAGTTCCTCCTCGAGAACCGGGAGACGGCCCGGGAGGTGCTCGGCGAGTACCAGGCGAAAGTCGACGCCGACTACGTGCCGTTCCGGCCCATCTGCGAGAACTGCGGGCACGTCACCGAGACCGACGCCATCACCGGCATCGACCTCGACGAGGGCGTCGTCGAGTACGAATGCAGTGATATCGAAGCCGGCGACCGCACCATCGAGGGCTGCGGGCACGAGGGCACCGCGAGTCTGCGCGACGGGAAGCTCCCGTGGCGCTTCGAGTGGCCCGCGCAGTGGCAGGTCTTGGGCGTCGACTTCGAGCCGTTCGGCAAGGACCACGCGGAGGGCTCGTGGCCCTCCGGGACCGACGTCGCGCGCAACGTCCTCGGCGACGAGCCACCGGTCCCGATGGTGTACGAGTGGTTCACGCTCGACGGCGAGCCGTTTTCCTCCTCGGAGGGCCACGTCGTCCTCGTGCAGGACGTGCTTCGCCTGCTGGAATCCGAGGTAGTCCGGTTCTTCTTCAGCAAGAACCCCCAGCGCGCCCGCGACTTCTCCGTCGAACGGCTCGACCAGCTCGTCGACGAGTTCGACCGCATGGAAGCCGTCTACTTCGGCGAAATCGACGCCGACGAGGACGAGCGCGAGCACGCCGAGCGCGTCTACCCGCTCATCGTGGACGACCCCCGCGAGGAGCGCATCCGCATCCCGTACACGTTCGCGGCCGTGCTCGGGATGACCGACGACCCCGCGCTCCGCGAGGAAATCGCGCGCCGCGAGGGCCACATCCCCGAGGACGCCCCCGACTGGGCAATCGAAGCCGCGCTCGATCGCGTCGAACGCGCCCGCGAGTGGGCTCGCCGCACGGACAACGAGTTCAACTACGACCTCAAGCGCACCGAGCTACCCGACCACGACTTCGACGACGCCACCGAAGCCGCCCTCGACGAGCTCGCGGCGTTCCTCGAAGCCGAGGACCCCGACGGGGACGAGCTCCAGGGCGAAATCTACGAGGCCGCCAAGCGCCACGACGTCGACATCGGCGCGTTCTTCTCGGCGGGCTACCGGCTGTTCTTCGACGAGGACCAGGGCCCGAAACTGGGGCCGTTCCTGGCGAAGCTCGACCGCCAGTTCGTGCTCGGGCGGCTCCGCCGGCGGCGCTGA
- a CDS encoding acyltransferase has translation MTKRHVSLPDDAEATLRGFVSEVDDRLATASGPDDLADAVTETLVDLHGARDAYESWQNDEHVSPTEAARLANFDPRNATLESEYYAEKDEDAFARSKPLQWLWRQFDNTPLADNVAFALRFRRMLADHLFESIGDGVRLFKGISMTYGHNIEMGDNVVVHDDVHLDDRGELTVGDRASISDGVHIYTHDHDVVDQTVVENYHTIVGDDARVTQGALVRAGVRVGKNAVVGSRAVVQNDIPDHHIAVGMPAKSIKIKPGWESEAEPVDEAGENRQAERRLDYDRPDDLDSFDEFQRDLNPPDA, from the coding sequence ATGACCAAGCGCCACGTCTCCCTCCCGGACGACGCGGAGGCGACCCTCCGCGGGTTCGTCTCGGAGGTGGACGACCGACTCGCGACCGCGAGCGGGCCCGACGACCTCGCGGACGCCGTCACGGAGACGCTCGTGGACCTCCACGGCGCCCGCGACGCCTACGAGAGCTGGCAGAACGACGAGCACGTCTCGCCGACCGAGGCCGCGCGGCTGGCGAACTTCGACCCGCGCAACGCCACGCTCGAATCCGAGTACTACGCCGAGAAGGACGAGGACGCGTTCGCGCGCTCGAAGCCCCTGCAGTGGCTGTGGCGGCAGTTCGACAACACGCCGCTGGCGGACAACGTGGCGTTCGCGCTGCGCTTCCGCAGGATGCTCGCCGACCACCTCTTCGAGAGTATCGGCGACGGCGTCCGGCTGTTCAAGGGCATCTCGATGACGTACGGCCACAACATCGAGATGGGCGACAACGTCGTCGTCCACGACGACGTCCACCTCGACGACCGCGGCGAACTCACTGTCGGCGACCGCGCGAGTATCAGCGACGGCGTCCACATCTACACGCACGACCACGACGTCGTCGACCAGACCGTCGTCGAGAACTACCACACCATCGTCGGCGACGACGCCCGCGTCACGCAGGGCGCGCTCGTCCGCGCTGGCGTCCGCGTCGGCAAGAACGCCGTTGTCGGGTCGCGGGCGGTCGTCCAGAACGACATCCCCGACCACCACATCGCGGTCGGGATGCCCGCCAAGAGCATCAAAATCAAGCCCGGCTGGGAGTCCGAAGCCGAGCCGGTCGACGAGGCAGGCGAGAACCGCCAAGCGGAACGCCGCCTCGACTACGACCGCCCCGACGACCTCGATTCTTTCGACGAATTTCAGCGCGACCTGAACCCGCCGGACGCGTGA
- a CDS encoding DUF7577 domain-containing protein — MEWGLFVLAVLLVAALQFAVWRRLQSEDAGTPGESGVGDGARSGSGQPSSDDASSLLCPSCGAENDASYRFCRECVAQLHP; from the coding sequence ATGGAATGGGGGTTGTTCGTGCTCGCGGTGCTGCTCGTGGCGGCGCTGCAGTTCGCCGTGTGGCGACGCCTCCAGAGTGAAGACGCCGGAACGCCGGGGGAGTCGGGCGTCGGCGACGGCGCTCGCTCGGGGAGCGGGCAGCCCTCGTCGGACGACGCCTCCAGCCTGCTGTGTCCGTCGTGTGGTGCCGAGAACGACGCGAGCTACCGCTTCTGCCGCGAGTGCGTCGCGCAACTGCATCCGTGA
- a CDS encoding aldo/keto reductase gives MQHRELGNSGVEVSEVGFGAWVIGTDWWGDRDEDDALEMVEYALDQGITYFDTGDVYGHGRSEELLGEVLAEHGDEMTVATKVGYDFYNNPQAGHGELPKEMSVDYLRDAVEKSMDRLGVDHVDVLQLHNPDVAELTPDVLELLDELREDGRADAIGVALGPSIGWLAEGEKAIEEAFDSVQYVGNVLEQDVHNHFVEYVREQDAATSLIPRVPHSSGLLNEQVTPDTELGEGDHRGFRPEEWYETGWEKVDALRFLERNGERTMGQAAIQWLLSFDEVATVTPTFRSKADIDEWVAAPDTPAISDEERERVADLYEDNFGVDRFDGMSHEDYRTSVDGEDLQEAGLIGSAD, from the coding sequence ATGCAACATCGCGAACTCGGGAACTCCGGTGTCGAGGTCAGCGAAGTCGGGTTCGGCGCGTGGGTCATCGGCACCGACTGGTGGGGCGACCGCGACGAGGACGACGCCCTCGAGATGGTCGAGTACGCGCTCGACCAGGGCATCACGTACTTCGACACGGGCGACGTCTACGGCCACGGCCGCAGCGAGGAACTGCTCGGGGAAGTGCTGGCCGAGCACGGCGACGAGATGACCGTCGCGACGAAGGTCGGCTACGACTTCTACAACAACCCGCAGGCGGGCCACGGTGAACTCCCGAAGGAGATGAGCGTCGACTACCTCCGCGACGCCGTCGAGAAGTCCATGGACCGCCTCGGCGTGGACCACGTCGACGTGCTCCAGCTCCACAACCCGGACGTCGCCGAACTCACGCCCGACGTCCTCGAGCTGCTGGACGAGCTCCGCGAGGACGGCCGCGCGGACGCCATCGGCGTCGCGCTCGGCCCCTCCATCGGCTGGCTCGCGGAGGGCGAGAAGGCAATCGAGGAGGCGTTCGACTCCGTACAGTACGTCGGGAACGTGCTCGAACAGGACGTCCACAACCACTTCGTGGAGTACGTCCGCGAGCAGGACGCCGCCACGTCCCTGATTCCGCGCGTCCCGCACTCCTCGGGCCTCCTGAACGAGCAGGTCACCCCCGACACGGAACTCGGCGAGGGCGACCACCGCGGCTTCCGCCCGGAGGAGTGGTACGAGACGGGCTGGGAGAAGGTCGACGCCCTCCGCTTCCTCGAGCGGAACGGCGAGCGCACGATGGGCCAGGCCGCCATCCAGTGGCTCCTGAGCTTCGACGAGGTTGCGACCGTCACGCCGACGTTCCGCTCGAAGGCCGACATCGACGAGTGGGTCGCCGCGCCCGACACGCCCGCCATCAGCGACGAGGAGCGCGAGCGCGTCGCGGACCTCTACGAGGACAACTTCGGCGTCGACCGCTTCGACGGCATGAGCCACGAGGACTACCGCACGAGCGTCGACGGCGAAGACCTGCAGGAAGCCGGGCTCATCGGCTCCGCTGACTAA